A genomic segment from Limosilactobacillus sp. encodes:
- a CDS encoding phosphoribosyltransferase family protein, producing MTNYYQLKLGSLTRKLPIIPISADTAIASFVLLGDDELSRTAAKLIQPKLPAQFDYIVTVESKGIPFAHDLSLITKHPRSFVIRKSVKGYMRDPLEQSVNSITTKQEQELVLDGQDAQQLRGKKVLLVDDVISTGSSIHSAATLLEKAGSQVVGKVAILAEGDAAKRNDIIFLAKLPLFNLDGTIKA from the coding sequence ATGACAAATTATTATCAATTAAAACTCGGTTCACTGACGCGCAAGCTGCCGATTATTCCGATCAGCGCCGACACAGCCATCGCCTCGTTTGTCCTGCTCGGGGACGACGAACTGTCCCGAACCGCTGCTAAATTAATTCAGCCGAAGCTGCCAGCACAGTTCGACTACATCGTGACGGTGGAAAGCAAGGGGATCCCCTTCGCCCACGACCTCAGCCTCATCACGAAACATCCCCGCTCCTTCGTCATCCGCAAGTCGGTCAAGGGCTACATGCGCGATCCGCTGGAACAGTCGGTCAATTCAATCACGACCAAGCAGGAGCAGGAACTGGTCCTCGACGGTCAGGATGCCCAGCAGCTTCGGGGAAAAAAGGTGCTCCTTGTTGATGACGTCATCAGCACCGGCAGCTCCATCCACTCGGCTGCCACCCTCTTAGAGAAGGCCGGCAGCCAGGTTGTGGGCAAGGTTGCCATCCTGGCCGAGGGTGATGCGGCTAAGCGCAACGACATCATTTTCCTTGCCAAACTGCCGCTCTTCAACCTCGATGGCACCATCAAGGCATAA